The region AATTTTTAAGAGCTCTTCGGCTATTGCCGAAGGCACCATGCTTGAAACGTCTCCTCCAAGTCTGGAAATTTCTTTAACTATGGTGGAGCTTAAAAATGAATACTTTTCGGCAGTCATCATAAATATAGTTTCTATGTCCGGATTAAGCGTCCTGTTTGTAGTAGCGAGCTGAAGCTCGTATTCGAAGTCCGAAACTGCCCTTAATCCCCTTATTATAACTTTTGCTCCTATGCTTTCGACGTACTTAACTAAAAGACCTTTTAAGCCTACAACTTCTACTCTTTCGGAATCT is a window of Candidatus Acidulodesulfobacterium acidiphilum DNA encoding:
- a CDS encoding pantetheine-phosphate adenylyltransferase; protein product: MSDIIKYKIGVYPGSFDPITYGHLDVLKRSLNIFDKVIVAVACNKKKPYLFSQSKRIELINGTIKEDSDIDSERVEVVGLKGLLVKYVESIGAKVIIRGLRAVSDFEYELQLATTNRTLNPDIETIFMMTAEKYSFLSSTIVKEISRLGGDVSSMVPSAIAEELLKIYSKGENDETLM